In Acidimicrobiia bacterium, a genomic segment contains:
- a CDS encoding AAA family ATPase: protein MVSRVSSPAFIGRAEALARLEAAVDRAATSAATAVVVGGEAGVGKSRLVHELAARCSYARVLRGACIELGDSGPPFGPIVEVLRTLVREDGAPAIRAAAGPAADELGRLVPELAPAVAEERLEAHGAGRVFEVVLALFERLALERPLLIVVEDLHWADHSTRHVLSYLVHQLGPARVALVATFRSDEINRRHPLRPFLAEVERSGRVERIDLPRFDRDEVAALLEGILDADPPTALVDTVFTRAEGNAFFTEELVAAGADQPALDLPPSLRDVLLVRVERLSPPAQELLRIAAAAGRTVSDALLAAVAHRDDIELAEQLREAIEQQLIERVGDDGYGFRHALLQEALVGELLPGERVDVHADYARAISERPERVGGDRVNVTALLAHHWFAAQELEHALVASIDAALAAERVGAMPEARGHFDRALSLWTRAPGDRSELPLDHVELLRKLADADSLLGDNSRALQLVDRAIAETPTDDALRLSDLLVRKGRYLWRAGATSPALAAYAEARATCPADPPTAQRARTLSAYGQSLMLVSRYRDAEPVCREAMAVAQAVGDRETDGHARNTLGGVLGTMGRFDEGHTLLRESREIAFEVKNYDDVMRWYTNYSESLLRAGSSAEGLQVAKEGAALARQLGFNRVYGSYLHANIALINFALGDWDSVDRSTRTGLDLDAQGVSAIRVHALRARLLVARGDVEGARGHVDVAARLASHADDVQHGAIARGAEAEVLAVEGDAEGAIAVSRHVLDVVNASDDNYYAEFALTFAVSVAADVADAARARHDDAGVADARELAAPFLERADRLRHVYVSPRTRGELATIAAERARLDGADDAERWRATAAVWRELGEPYPEARARARLAEALLAAGGARPEAVAELRAAAAVAERLEAAPLLDHIGRIARWARVDLDRAAAPLSESVEAAPDEAPFALTPREREVLRMVADGCTNREIAAALFISVKTASVHVSNILAKLGVANRAEAGVVAHRLGLADS, encoded by the coding sequence GTGGTGTCGAGAGTCTCGAGTCCGGCGTTCATCGGACGGGCCGAGGCGCTCGCCCGGCTCGAGGCCGCGGTCGACCGGGCCGCGACGAGCGCCGCGACCGCGGTCGTCGTCGGCGGCGAGGCGGGCGTCGGCAAGTCCCGGCTCGTGCACGAGCTCGCGGCGCGCTGCTCGTACGCACGCGTGCTCCGTGGCGCGTGCATCGAGCTCGGCGACAGTGGTCCGCCGTTCGGACCCATCGTCGAGGTGCTGCGGACGCTCGTGCGCGAAGACGGTGCGCCCGCGATCCGCGCCGCCGCGGGTCCTGCCGCCGACGAGCTCGGCCGGCTCGTCCCCGAGCTCGCGCCCGCGGTCGCCGAGGAGCGGTTGGAAGCTCACGGCGCGGGCCGCGTCTTCGAGGTCGTGCTCGCGCTGTTCGAGCGGCTCGCGCTCGAGCGCCCGCTGCTGATCGTCGTCGAGGACCTCCACTGGGCCGACCACTCGACCCGCCACGTGCTCTCGTACCTCGTGCACCAGCTCGGCCCGGCGCGGGTCGCGCTCGTCGCGACGTTCCGCAGCGACGAGATCAACCGCCGGCATCCACTGCGGCCCTTCCTCGCGGAGGTGGAGCGCAGCGGCCGCGTCGAGCGCATCGACCTGCCGCGCTTCGACCGCGACGAGGTCGCCGCACTCCTCGAGGGCATCCTCGACGCAGATCCTCCGACCGCGCTCGTCGACACCGTGTTCACGCGGGCCGAAGGCAACGCGTTCTTCACCGAGGAGCTCGTGGCCGCGGGCGCCGACCAGCCTGCGCTCGACCTGCCGCCGTCGCTGCGCGATGTGCTGCTCGTGCGGGTCGAGCGACTCTCGCCCCCGGCCCAGGAGCTGCTCCGCATCGCCGCGGCCGCGGGGCGCACCGTCTCCGACGCGCTGCTGGCCGCGGTCGCGCATCGCGACGACATCGAGCTCGCAGAACAGCTACGCGAAGCCATCGAGCAACAGCTCATCGAACGGGTCGGCGACGACGGCTACGGCTTCCGCCACGCGCTCCTCCAGGAAGCGCTCGTCGGCGAGCTGCTGCCGGGTGAACGCGTCGACGTGCACGCCGACTACGCGCGCGCGATCAGCGAGCGGCCGGAGCGCGTCGGTGGCGACCGTGTGAACGTGACCGCATTGCTGGCACACCATTGGTTCGCAGCGCAGGAGCTGGAGCACGCGCTGGTCGCGTCGATCGACGCCGCGCTCGCGGCCGAACGCGTTGGCGCGATGCCCGAGGCGCGCGGGCACTTCGACCGCGCGCTCAGTCTGTGGACGCGCGCGCCGGGAGATCGCTCGGAGCTGCCGCTCGATCACGTCGAGCTGTTGCGCAAGCTCGCCGACGCCGACTCGTTGCTCGGTGACAACTCGCGCGCGCTCCAGCTCGTCGACCGCGCGATCGCGGAGACGCCCACCGACGACGCGCTGCGCCTCAGCGACCTCCTCGTACGCAAGGGTCGCTACCTGTGGCGCGCCGGCGCGACCTCACCCGCGCTCGCGGCGTACGCCGAGGCGCGGGCGACCTGCCCCGCCGATCCGCCGACCGCGCAACGGGCGCGCACGCTCTCGGCGTACGGGCAGTCGCTCATGCTCGTGTCGCGTTATCGGGACGCCGAGCCGGTCTGCCGGGAAGCCATGGCGGTCGCGCAGGCCGTCGGCGACCGCGAGACCGACGGGCACGCGCGCAACACGCTCGGTGGCGTGCTCGGAACGATGGGGCGCTTCGACGAAGGGCACACGCTCCTGCGCGAGTCGCGCGAGATCGCCTTCGAAGTGAAGAACTACGACGATGTGATGCGGTGGTACACGAACTACTCGGAGTCGCTGCTGCGCGCCGGGTCGTCGGCCGAGGGGCTGCAGGTCGCGAAGGAAGGCGCAGCGCTGGCGCGGCAGCTCGGCTTCAACCGCGTCTACGGGAGCTACCTGCACGCCAACATCGCGCTGATCAACTTCGCGCTCGGCGACTGGGACTCCGTCGACCGGAGCACGCGTACCGGACTGGATCTCGATGCGCAGGGCGTGTCGGCGATCCGCGTGCACGCGCTGCGCGCCCGGCTGTTGGTCGCGCGCGGCGACGTCGAAGGTGCGCGGGGTCATGTCGACGTCGCCGCGCGCCTCGCGAGCCACGCCGACGACGTGCAGCACGGCGCGATCGCGCGGGGCGCGGAAGCCGAGGTGCTCGCGGTCGAGGGCGACGCCGAGGGCGCGATCGCCGTGTCCCGGCACGTGCTCGACGTCGTGAACGCGAGCGACGACAACTACTACGCCGAGTTCGCGCTGACCTTCGCGGTCTCGGTCGCGGCCGATGTCGCCGACGCGGCGCGCGCCCGCCACGACGACGCCGGGGTTGCGGACGCACGCGAGCTCGCGGCGCCGTTCCTCGAGCGTGCCGACCGGTTGCGCCACGTGTACGTGAGCCCGAGGACGCGTGGTGAGCTCGCGACGATCGCGGCCGAGCGGGCGCGGCTCGACGGCGCCGACGACGCGGAGCGGTGGCGGGCGACGGCCGCCGTCTGGCGCGAGCTCGGTGAGCCCTATCCGGAGGCGCGGGCTCGGGCCCGGCTCGCGGAGGCGTTGCTCGCGGCGGGCGGGGCGCGTCCGGAGGCCGTCGCCGAGCTGCGCGCGGCCGCGGCCGTCGCCGAACGACTGGAGGCGGCACCGCTGCTCGACCACATCGGTCGCATCGCGCGCTGGGCGCGGGTCGACCTCGACCGCGCCGCCGCGCCGCTCTCGGAGTCCGTCGAGGCCGCGCCCGACGAAGCGCCGTTCGCGCTGACACCGCGCGAGCGCGAGGTGCTGCGGATGGTCGCCGACGGTTGCACGAACCGCGAGATCGCGGCGGCGCTGTTCATCAGCGTCAAGACCGCGAGCGTGCACGTGTCGAACATCCTCGCCAAGCTCGGCGTCGCCAACCGTGCCGAAGCGGGCGTCGTCGCACACCGGTTGGGTCTGGCCGACTCGTAG
- a CDS encoding maleylpyruvate isomerase family mycothiol-dependent enzyme yields MSAVAAVLDALAEQHAELDTVLAALGDAEWHRPSRCEGWDVADVVLHLAQTDELALASAQGRFAEGLTTLARGLDGAGNVDDGAAATVANERGVPVDALYARWRAGAAAIRTALAATDPHARVDWVAGRLSVHTLAATRLAECWIHTGDVTDAVGVAVEPTDRLEHVARLAWRTLPYAFAKAGRELRGPVAFSLRAPSGAPWDFRPETEAATMVEGPGVELCLVAARRIDPELTALRAEGPDAHAVLELVRTYA; encoded by the coding sequence ATGAGCGCGGTCGCCGCGGTCCTCGACGCGCTCGCCGAGCAGCACGCCGAGCTCGACACGGTGCTCGCTGCGCTCGGCGACGCCGAGTGGCACCGGCCGAGCCGTTGCGAGGGCTGGGACGTCGCCGACGTGGTGCTCCATCTCGCGCAGACCGACGAGCTCGCGCTCGCCAGCGCGCAGGGCCGGTTCGCCGAAGGTTTGACGACGCTCGCACGAGGGCTCGACGGCGCGGGCAACGTCGACGACGGCGCCGCGGCGACGGTCGCCAACGAGCGCGGGGTCCCGGTCGACGCGCTGTACGCGCGCTGGCGCGCGGGGGCCGCCGCGATCCGTACCGCGCTCGCCGCGACCGATCCGCACGCGCGGGTCGACTGGGTCGCGGGCCGGCTGTCGGTGCACACACTCGCCGCGACCCGACTCGCGGAGTGTTGGATCCACACCGGCGACGTGACCGACGCGGTCGGCGTCGCCGTCGAGCCGACCGACCGGCTCGAGCACGTCGCGCGGCTCGCGTGGCGCACGCTCCCCTACGCCTTCGCGAAGGCCGGGCGCGAGCTGCGCGGTCCGGTCGCGTTCTCGCTGCGCGCGCCGAGCGGCGCGCCGTGGGACTTCCGTCCCGAGACCGAAGCCGCGACCATGGTCGAGGGTCCGGGCGTGGAGCTGTGCCTCGTCGCCGCCCGCCGGATCGATCCCGAGCTCACCGCGCTGCGCGCCGAAGGTCCCGACGCGCACGCCGTGCTCGAGCTCGTCCGCACCTACGCCTGA
- a CDS encoding alpha-hydroxy acid oxidase — protein MAQIPADPARLEAAAVAALGTAAQYFAPGTGDDLTRDDNRAAWSRLRLRPHVLRAVGSVDLATTIAGISIPEPVLVAPMALQRLAHPEGELATAAGAGARGTPVIVSMAATTAIESLAPLAPVWMQVYVLRDRGRTRALCERAVEAGAGAIVVSVDGAAVPYGTARAVDALAPPDGIDFPNLATALGERAPTDLAAITREYDPTITARDLPEVVGAAGVPWIVKGVLRGDDARACVDAGAAAVVVSNHGGRILDGTVATADALAEVVDALGSDAEVLVDGGIRRGTDVVRALALGARGVLVGRPVIWGLTLDGANGVTRVLDDLVADLRRALAACGVTSVTQVDRDLVARAG, from the coding sequence ATGGCACAGATCCCCGCCGATCCCGCACGCCTCGAGGCCGCCGCGGTCGCCGCGCTGGGCACCGCCGCTCAGTACTTCGCGCCGGGCACCGGCGACGACCTGACGCGCGACGACAACCGGGCCGCGTGGTCGCGCCTCCGGCTGCGGCCGCACGTGCTCCGGGCCGTCGGATCGGTCGACCTCGCGACGACGATCGCCGGCATCTCGATTCCCGAGCCCGTGCTCGTCGCGCCGATGGCACTGCAACGCCTCGCGCATCCGGAGGGCGAGCTCGCGACCGCGGCGGGCGCGGGCGCGCGCGGCACGCCCGTGATCGTGTCGATGGCCGCCACGACCGCGATCGAATCGCTCGCACCGCTCGCGCCGGTGTGGATGCAGGTGTACGTGCTGCGCGATCGAGGTCGGACCCGTGCACTGTGCGAGCGCGCGGTCGAAGCCGGTGCCGGCGCGATCGTCGTGAGTGTCGACGGCGCGGCCGTGCCCTACGGAACCGCCCGCGCGGTCGACGCGCTCGCGCCGCCCGACGGCATCGACTTCCCGAACCTCGCGACGGCGCTCGGCGAGCGCGCGCCGACCGATCTCGCCGCGATCACGCGCGAGTACGACCCGACGATCACCGCGCGCGATCTGCCGGAAGTCGTCGGCGCGGCCGGCGTGCCGTGGATCGTGAAGGGCGTGCTGCGCGGCGACGACGCACGCGCGTGCGTCGACGCGGGCGCAGCCGCGGTCGTCGTCTCGAACCACGGCGGCCGCATCCTCGACGGCACGGTCGCGACCGCAGACGCGCTCGCGGAGGTCGTCGATGCGCTCGGAAGCGACGCCGAGGTGTTGGTCGACGGCGGCATCCGGCGCGGCACGGATGTCGTGCGCGCGCTGGCGCTCGGTGCGCGCGGCGTGCTCGTCGGCCGGCCCGTCATCTGGGGGCTGACGCTCGACGGTGCGAACGGCGTGACGCGCGTCCTCGACGATCTCGTGGCCGATCTCCGGCGCGCCCTCGCCGCCTGTGGCGTGACGTCGGTCACTCAGGTCGACCGCGACCTCGTCGCACGGGCCGGCTGA
- a CDS encoding DNA-3-methyladenine glycosylase 2 family protein, which yields MARTSLAAAIEAAAARDPVVRHLVDLAGPIKYRPRNPDGPFGALVRSIVFQQLAGAAAHAIHTRVRATVPGDLTPEALAAVPDETLRAAGLSANKLASLRDLAAKVLDGTVVLDGHSRRSDDEIVERLVQVRGIGRWTAEMFLMFELRRLDVWPVDDLGVRQGYGFAWGVDPPPTAKELGALGEPFRPYRSVVARYCWEAVALLRGGTDPSLR from the coding sequence ATGGCCCGGACGTCCCTCGCCGCCGCGATCGAGGCGGCCGCCGCACGCGATCCCGTCGTCCGTCATCTCGTCGATCTCGCGGGTCCGATCAAGTACCGGCCGCGCAATCCGGACGGGCCGTTCGGTGCGCTCGTGCGCTCGATCGTGTTCCAGCAGCTCGCGGGGGCGGCCGCGCACGCGATCCACACGCGTGTCCGCGCGACCGTGCCCGGCGACCTGACCCCGGAGGCGCTCGCCGCGGTCCCGGACGAGACGTTGCGCGCCGCCGGCCTCTCCGCGAACAAGCTCGCGTCGCTGCGCGACCTCGCCGCCAAGGTCCTCGACGGCACCGTCGTGCTCGACGGTCACTCGCGCCGCAGCGACGACGAGATCGTGGAACGGCTCGTGCAGGTGCGGGGCATCGGGCGCTGGACGGCCGAGATGTTCCTGATGTTCGAGCTCCGGCGGCTCGACGTCTGGCCCGTCGACGACCTCGGTGTGCGCCAGGGCTACGGGTTCGCGTGGGGCGTCGATCCGCCGCCGACCGCGAAGGAGCTCGGCGCGCTCGGAGAGCCGTTCCGCCCGTACCGTTCCGTCGTCGCGCGCTATTGCTGGGAGGCGGTCGCGTTGCTGCGAGGTGGCACCGACCCGAGTCTGCGCTGA
- a CDS encoding ABC transporter ATP-binding protein — MALLAVEELRAEFGGIVALADLSFSVEQGQICALIGPNGAGKTTLFNCVSRLYEPKSGRILFDGQNLLKLPAHRIARAGIARTFQNLALFPGLSVLDNVMVGAYSSKLRGAKQRQAARELLERLSLGALADRHAAGLPYGTLKRVEIARALAAQPRLLMLDEPAAGLTHSEVDELGDLIRTLRADLSLTVLLVEHHMAMVMSISDHVVVLDFGSKIAEGTPAVVRENPKVIEAYLGTPAR, encoded by the coding sequence TTGGCGTTGCTGGCGGTCGAGGAGCTGCGAGCCGAGTTCGGGGGCATCGTCGCGCTCGCCGACCTCTCGTTCTCCGTCGAGCAAGGCCAGATCTGCGCGCTGATCGGCCCGAACGGCGCGGGCAAGACCACGCTCTTCAACTGCGTGAGCCGGCTCTACGAGCCGAAGTCGGGCCGCATCCTCTTCGACGGCCAGAACCTCCTCAAGCTGCCCGCGCACCGCATCGCGCGCGCCGGCATCGCGCGCACCTTTCAGAACCTCGCGCTGTTCCCCGGGCTCTCGGTGCTCGACAACGTGATGGTCGGCGCGTACTCGAGCAAGCTGCGCGGCGCGAAGCAGCGGCAGGCCGCGCGGGAGCTGCTCGAGCGGCTGTCGCTCGGCGCGCTGGCCGACCGGCACGCGGCGGGACTGCCGTACGGCACGCTCAAGCGCGTCGAGATCGCGCGCGCGCTCGCCGCGCAACCGCGACTGCTGATGCTCGACGAGCCTGCGGCCGGACTCACGCACTCCGAAGTCGACGAGCTCGGTGACCTCATCCGAACGCTCCGCGCCGACCTCTCGCTCACGGTGCTCCTCGTCGAGCACCACATGGCGATGGTGATGTCGATCTCCGACCACGTCGTGGTGCTCGACTTCGGCAGCAAGATCGCCGAGGGCACGCCCGCGGTCGTGCGCGAGAACCCGAAGGTCATCGAGGCCTACCTCGGGACGCCCGCGCGGTGA
- a CDS encoding ABC transporter ATP-binding protein — protein sequence MSLLEVGDLHAGYGAVQVLRGLDFTVEAGEVVVILGANGAGKTTTLRAVSGTIEGRGRVVFEGRNLLGRRADQIAQAGIGHVPQGRGTIVDLTVADNLRVGAYRRRDADIDRDIDSWYEAFPRLGQRHDQLAGSMSGGEQQMLAIARAMMARPKLVLLDEPSLGLAPIITQELFRKLAELNKEQGISMLVVEQNAGLALDIATRGYVLETGSIVVAGTAAELAGNDDVQKAYLGL from the coding sequence GTGAGCCTGCTCGAGGTCGGCGACCTGCACGCGGGCTACGGCGCGGTGCAGGTGCTGCGCGGGCTCGACTTCACGGTCGAGGCGGGCGAGGTCGTCGTGATCCTCGGTGCGAACGGCGCCGGCAAGACGACGACGCTGCGCGCGGTGAGCGGAACGATCGAGGGCCGCGGCCGCGTCGTGTTCGAGGGTCGCAATCTGCTCGGCCGGCGCGCCGACCAGATCGCGCAGGCGGGGATCGGCCACGTGCCCCAGGGTCGCGGCACGATCGTCGACCTCACCGTCGCCGACAACCTGCGCGTGGGCGCCTACCGCCGTCGTGATGCCGACATCGACCGCGACATCGACAGCTGGTACGAGGCGTTCCCGCGCCTCGGTCAGCGGCACGATCAGCTCGCGGGCAGCATGAGCGGTGGAGAGCAGCAGATGCTCGCGATCGCGCGGGCGATGATGGCGCGCCCCAAGCTCGTCCTGCTCGACGAGCCGTCGCTCGGGCTCGCGCCGATCATCACGCAGGAGTTGTTCCGCAAGCTCGCCGAGCTCAACAAGGAGCAGGGCATCTCGATGCTCGTCGTGGAGCAGAACGCGGGCCTTGCACTCGACATCGCGACGCGCGGCTACGTGCTCGAAACCGGATCCATCGTCGTTGCCGGCACCGCCGCCGAGCTCGCGGGCAACGACGACGTCCAGAAGGCGTACCTGGGGCTGTAG
- a CDS encoding branched-chain amino acid ABC transporter permease has translation MALFFTQLMNGIGNGAVYASLALALVLIFRTTGILNFAQGEMALYSTYLVWFFASHHVAVWLAILIAMAISFVGGSLIERVVIRPVEKASPLVLVIVTIGMFLALNSITQVQFGSDAEQLPRAYPSKTWLPAHVQISADTLVLVGVLILECLLLYFLLQRTRLGLAVRAVASNPESSSLLGIPVGTMLMLGWALAATLGALAGAIAVPASQPALTAASMQEVLVFAFAAAALGGFDSTIGAVVGGIIVGVAQSLTTQYIKSLSDMVIVVPFALILLVLLVRPSGLFGTQRVERV, from the coding sequence ATGGCGCTGTTCTTCACCCAGCTCATGAACGGCATCGGCAACGGCGCGGTCTACGCCTCGCTCGCGCTCGCGTTGGTGCTCATCTTCCGCACGACGGGCATCCTCAACTTCGCGCAGGGCGAGATGGCGCTCTACTCGACGTACCTCGTCTGGTTCTTCGCCAGCCACCACGTCGCGGTGTGGCTCGCGATCCTGATCGCGATGGCGATCTCGTTCGTCGGCGGCTCCCTGATCGAGCGGGTCGTGATCCGCCCGGTCGAGAAGGCGTCACCGCTCGTGCTGGTGATCGTGACGATCGGCATGTTCCTCGCGCTGAACTCGATCACGCAGGTGCAGTTCGGCTCCGATGCCGAGCAGCTCCCGCGTGCGTATCCATCGAAGACGTGGCTGCCCGCGCACGTTCAGATATCGGCCGACACGCTCGTGCTCGTCGGTGTGCTGATCCTCGAGTGCCTGCTCCTCTACTTCCTGCTCCAGCGCACGCGTCTCGGCCTCGCGGTGCGCGCGGTCGCGTCGAACCCCGAGTCGAGCTCGCTGCTCGGAATCCCCGTCGGCACGATGCTGATGCTCGGCTGGGCGCTCGCCGCGACGCTCGGCGCGCTCGCCGGCGCGATCGCGGTGCCGGCGTCACAACCGGCGCTCACCGCCGCGTCGATGCAAGAGGTCCTCGTGTTCGCGTTCGCGGCCGCCGCGCTCGGCGGCTTCGACTCGACGATCGGCGCGGTCGTCGGCGGCATCATCGTCGGTGTCGCGCAGTCGCTCACGACGCAGTACATCAAGTCGCTCTCCGACATGGTGATCGTCGTGCCGTTCGCGCTGATCCTGCTCGTCCTGCTCGTGCGGCCGTCCGGCCTGTTCGGTACGCAGCGCGTGGAGCGCGTGTGA
- a CDS encoding branched-chain amino acid ABC transporter permease — protein MGRSQRTIIGFVCAVLVVAWLIVLPHHYGKTNTVLWAQALYIGAAAMGLNLLTGYNGQVSIGHGAFFGLGAYTSALLIQQHGWQFLPTLLVAAPLCFVVGVLIGFPALRVKGLYLALVTLGLAVLFPDLTKHYVHVTGGTNLVSLDQQHLFPPAWVPTSVSAIGRDDQWAYYVTLGCALVLFVVVIGIVRSRFGRALIAVRDHEAAAQTAGINIASVKVLAFALSALYAGVAGSCSVLIVTNASADKIGTFQLSIQFLVAVVIGGTATVLGPMIGGWLVVFVQHWISTTLPNHVSSTGTVGRVVANPASSPAIFGILLILFVFALPDGLVGGARRLWSTGRARLRSRTPPSPAPAAPLAS, from the coding sequence ATGGGTCGCTCACAGCGCACGATCATCGGCTTCGTCTGCGCGGTGCTCGTGGTGGCGTGGCTCATCGTGCTGCCGCACCACTACGGGAAGACGAACACCGTGCTCTGGGCACAGGCGCTCTACATCGGCGCCGCCGCGATGGGGCTCAACCTGCTCACCGGTTACAACGGCCAGGTCTCGATCGGGCACGGCGCGTTCTTCGGGCTCGGCGCGTACACGAGCGCGTTGCTGATCCAGCAGCACGGATGGCAGTTCCTGCCGACACTGCTCGTCGCCGCGCCGCTGTGCTTCGTCGTCGGCGTGCTCATCGGCTTCCCCGCGCTGCGCGTGAAGGGCCTGTACCTCGCGTTGGTCACGCTCGGGCTCGCGGTCCTCTTCCCGGACCTCACGAAGCACTACGTGCACGTGACCGGGGGCACGAACCTCGTGTCCCTCGATCAGCAGCACCTCTTCCCGCCGGCGTGGGTGCCGACGAGCGTCTCCGCGATCGGCCGCGACGACCAGTGGGCGTACTACGTGACCCTCGGCTGCGCGCTCGTCCTGTTCGTGGTGGTCATCGGCATCGTCCGCAGCCGTTTCGGGCGCGCCCTGATCGCGGTACGAGACCACGAAGCCGCGGCCCAGACCGCGGGGATCAACATCGCCTCGGTGAAGGTGCTCGCGTTCGCGCTGAGTGCGCTGTATGCAGGAGTGGCAGGATCGTGCTCGGTGCTCATCGTGACCAACGCCAGCGCCGACAAGATCGGGACCTTCCAACTCTCGATCCAGTTCCTCGTCGCCGTCGTCATCGGCGGCACCGCCACGGTGCTCGGCCCGATGATCGGCGGATGGCTCGTCGTCTTCGTCCAGCACTGGATCTCGACGACGCTGCCGAACCACGTCTCCTCGACGGGCACGGTGGGGCGGGTGGTCGCGAACCCCGCGTCCTCACCCGCGATCTTCGGCATCCTGCTGATCCTGTTCGTGTTCGCGCTGCCCGACGGTCTGGTCGGCGGCGCGCGAAGACTCTGGAGCACGGGGCGGGCCCGGCTTCGAAGTCGAACACCACCCAGCCCTGCGCCCGCTGCACCCCTCGCCTCCTGA
- a CDS encoding ABC transporter substrate-binding protein: MKVASPARRFGPLRIVTVLVIATMVAAACGSSRKTGGSSTSGPSGTGGSSSVIDTSSCPAGNDSVGVNGDTITIGTSLPLSGTYAAFKAILQGEEAYFSYLNSTGGVDVGGKKYKINLVSKDDAYDASKTVTNVQSLINDSKVFSLFNVVGTKNNLGIRNMVNTQCVPDLLIASGAIQWGNTKYPWMLGSELVPYPLEMRAFVNYLKEKKPNATIALLKANDDFGQSYQESLQSLIKGTNLKIVQTQSYDSEGADVNSQVTSLAATHADAFVVGATLLACPAALNAMGSAGWHPITYMSGTCVSKLLFAAGGANSNNVFSVTPLLDPADPANNSNAAMQLYKTNMKKYQSSADATDGIVAYGWTTGALFAAILHASPSATRSAVMETARTLKPLSDVGLQLPGSTWSTSANDWFLGEDFRLIQYNVSQGHTNFIGPLIDDSGKAGPLSPTSLLNG; this comes from the coding sequence ATGAAGGTCGCTTCACCCGCGCGCCGGTTCGGTCCGCTGCGCATCGTCACCGTGCTCGTGATCGCGACGATGGTCGCGGCCGCGTGCGGCAGCAGCCGCAAGACCGGCGGCAGCTCGACGTCGGGACCTTCGGGCACCGGCGGATCGTCGAGCGTGATCGACACGTCGTCGTGTCCGGCGGGCAACGACTCGGTCGGCGTGAACGGCGACACGATCACGATCGGCACGAGCCTCCCCCTGTCGGGCACGTACGCCGCGTTCAAGGCGATCCTCCAAGGTGAGGAGGCGTACTTCTCGTACCTCAACTCGACGGGCGGCGTCGACGTCGGCGGCAAGAAGTACAAGATCAACCTCGTCTCCAAGGACGACGCCTACGACGCCAGCAAGACCGTCACGAACGTGCAGTCGCTGATCAACGACTCGAAGGTGTTCTCGCTGTTCAACGTCGTCGGCACGAAGAACAACCTCGGGATCCGGAACATGGTCAACACGCAATGCGTGCCCGACCTGCTGATCGCGTCCGGTGCGATCCAGTGGGGCAACACGAAGTACCCGTGGATGCTCGGTTCCGAGCTCGTGCCGTACCCGCTCGAGATGCGCGCGTTCGTGAACTACCTCAAGGAGAAGAAGCCGAACGCGACGATCGCGCTCCTCAAGGCGAACGACGACTTCGGCCAGTCGTACCAGGAGTCGTTGCAGAGTCTCATCAAGGGCACGAACCTCAAGATCGTCCAGACGCAGAGCTACGACTCCGAAGGCGCCGACGTGAACTCGCAAGTCACGAGCCTCGCCGCGACGCACGCCGACGCGTTCGTGGTCGGCGCCACGCTGCTCGCGTGCCCGGCCGCGCTCAACGCGATGGGCTCCGCGGGCTGGCACCCGATCACGTACATGTCGGGCACCTGCGTGTCGAAGCTGCTGTTCGCGGCGGGCGGCGCGAACTCGAACAACGTGTTCAGCGTGACACCGCTGCTCGACCCGGCCGACCCGGCGAACAACTCGAACGCGGCGATGCAGCTCTACAAGACGAACATGAAGAAGTACCAGTCGAGCGCCGACGCGACCGATGGCATCGTCGCCTACGGATGGACGACGGGCGCGCTGTTCGCGGCGATCCTGCACGCGTCGCCGTCCGCGACCCGGTCGGCGGTGATGGAGACCGCGCGCACGCTGAAGCCGCTGAGCGACGTCGGGCTGCAGTTGCCGGGATCGACGTGGAGCACGTCGGCGAACGACTGGTTCCTCGGCGAGGACTTCCGCCTGATCCAGTACAACGTGTCGCAGGGCCACACCAACTTCATCGGCCCGCTGATCGACGACAGCGGCAAGGCCGGGCCCTTGTCGCCGACCTCGTTGCTGAACGGATAA